From Oncorhynchus nerka isolate Pitt River linkage group LG1, Oner_Uvic_2.0, whole genome shotgun sequence, the proteins below share one genomic window:
- the LOC115120755 gene encoding guanylate-binding protein 1-like: MESPMCLVKNADGELCVEPEAIDYLMGLKQKVVVVSVVGLYRTGKSYLMNKLAQKRSGFALGATIQSKTKGIWMWCVPHPEKTDHTLVLLDTEGLGDVEKGDSKNDAWIFSLAILLSSTLVYNSRGTIDNDAVEKLQYVNELTEMIKVKSSTGDEEEGEGTPFMQFFPNFVWTVRDFTLKLEIDGREITPDEYLENSLKLKTGTSKKINDYNFPRECIRNFFPSRKCFVFPSPTTPDNMHRLDSMDEAELSERFREVADTFCRFIFQESRMKTVIGGHTLTGEMLGHLVNTYVETIAKGNVPCLENAVLAMAKIENQAAVDEGLAVYQKGMEDVKALFPVDVNQLSENHLRSETQATKAFMKRSFKDNDGEFLKALAEAIVNHSDELFKQNKDASEKNCKALLEKLSALMDQGMKEGTYATPGGYRLYCNHHDNIVAQYRAEPNKGVRAEEVLEQFLKDKSAESNSILQADKQLTENEKEIQAEKKKTAELEQEKAAFREQQAEMERTIENNRISQEKYLKEMKEKMEEERKQQQQEFNRMLERRMQDQKNLLEKGHKEKAELMRQEILEIKKRDELERETNTQNQKVLMELLNRQAVGQKEQMEMLMRELNNRSQAPVQVVERLVPQPSCIVM, from the exons ATGGAATCCCCAATGTGCCTCGTTAAAAACGCTGACGGAGAGCTTTGCGTAGAACCAGAGGCCATCGACTACCTGATGGGACTGAAACAGAAAGTTGTAGTTGTGTCTGTGGTCGGGCTGTATCGCACCGGAAAGTCCTACCTCATGAACAAGCTGGCTCAGAAGAGAAGTG GTTTTGCCCTTGGAGCCACCATCCAATCTAAGACTAAGGGCATCTGGATGTGGTGTGTCCCTCATCCTGAAAAAACAGACCACACCCTCGTGCTGCTGGATACGGAGGGACTGGGGGACGTGGAGAAG GGGGATTCTAAGAATGATGCCTGGATCTTCTCGCTGGCCATTCTGTTAAGCAGTACTCTGGTCTACAACAGTCGAGGGACCATCGACAATGATGCTGTGGAGAAGCTTCA ATATGTGAACGAGCTGACAGAGATGATCAAGGTTAAGTCTTCCACTGGcgatgaggaggaaggagagggcacaCCGTTTATGCAGTTCTTTCCTAATTTTGTGTGGACCGTCAGAGATTTCACTCTAAAGCTCGAGATAGACGGCAGAGAAATCACTCCAGACGAGTATCTGGAGAATTCCCTGAAACTCAAGACAG GTACTAGTAAAAAGATCAATGACTACAACTTCCCGCGAGAGTGCATCCGGAACTTCTTCCCCTCACGCAAGTGTTTTGTGTTCCCCTCCCCTACAACTCCTGACAACATGCACCGACTGGACTCCATGGACGAGGCTGAGCTTTCTGAACGCTTCAGAGAGGTCGCAGATACTTTCTGCCGCTTTATTTTCCAGGAGAGCCGTATGAAGACTGTTATAGGGGGACACACATTGACTGGAGAGA TGTTGGGGCACTTGGTGAACACCTATGTGGAGACCATTGCCAAAGGCAATGTGCCCTGTCTGGAGAATGCTGTGTTGGCCATGGCTAAAATTGAGAACCAGGCTGCTGTGGATGAGGGCCTGGCGGTGTACCAGAAGGGAATGGAGGATGTGAAGGCCTTATTCCCAGTGGACGTCAATCAGCTGTCAGAGAACCATCTTCGCTCAGAGACCCAGGCCACAAAGGCATTCATGAAGCGATCCTTCAAAGACAACGATGGGGAATTCTTGAAAGCTCTGGCG GAGGCCATTGTCAACCACTCCGACGAACTTTTCAAACAGAACAAGGATGCCTCAGAGAAGAATTGCAAGGCCCTTCTGGAGAAGCTGTCTGCTCTGATGGATCAGGGGATGAAGGAGGGAACATACGCCACACCAGGAGGCTATAGGCTTTACTGCAATCACCATGACAACATAGTGGCACAGTACCGGGCCGAACCTAACAAAGGAGTCAGG GCTGAAGAGGTTCTGGAGCAGTTCCTGAAGGACAAGAGTGCAGAGTCCAACTCCATCCTGCAAGCTGACAAACAACTGACGGAAAATGAGAAAGAAATCCAAG CTGAGAAGAAGAAAACAGCTGAGCTGGAGCAGGAGAAGGCAGCATTCAGGGAGCAACAGGCAGAGATGGAGCGCACCATTGAGAACAATCGCATTAGCCAGGAGAAGTACTTGAAGGAGATgaaagagaagatggaggaggagaggaagcaaCAGCAGCAGGAGTTCAACAGGATGCTGGAACGCAGGATGCAGGATCAGAAAAATCTCCTGGAGAAGGGCCATAAGGAGAAGGCTGAGCTAATGAGACAAGAGATCTTGGAGATTAAGAAGAGGGATGAATTGGAAAGGGAGACCAATACCCAGAATCAGAAGGTTCTGATGGAATTATTAAATCGGCAGGCTGTGGGACAGAAAGAACAGATGGAAATGTTAATGAGGGAGCTCAACAATAGATCACAGGCCCCTGTACAAGTTGTTGAACGCCTTGTTCCTCAGCCGTCCTGTATCGTAATGTGA